The Dysidea avara chromosome 13, odDysAvar1.4, whole genome shotgun sequence genome includes a region encoding these proteins:
- the LOC136243299 gene encoding cell death-inducing p53-target protein 1 homolog: MSAPPPYPTENYPPPQGHLPPKEGYPPPQGGYPPPQGGYPPAQEGYPPPQGGYPPAQEGYPPPQGGYPPPQGSYPPPQAGYPPSQGAQQQATTTVVVQAQPATAVVTNVKFGASPTVYNCHICNTQQTTRISHKTGTLTWLLVLLLCVLGLWPCCLIPFCIEGTKDVIHTCPNCNNQVGVCKRG; encoded by the exons ATGTCGGCACCACCGCCATATCCTACTGAAAACTATCCACCGCCACAAGGACATCTACCCCCTAAAGAAGGGTATCCACCCCCTCAAGGAGGGTATCCACCCCCTCAAGGAGGGTATCCACCTGCACAAGAAGGGTATCCACCCCCTCAAGGAGGGTATCCACCTGCACAAGAAGGGTATCCACCCCCTCAAGGAGGGTATCCACCCCCTCAAGGTAGCTACCCGCCTCCTCAGGCTGGCTATCCACCTTCCCAAGGAGCACAACAACAG GCAACAACAACAGTAGTGGTACAGGCTCAACCAGCTACTGCTGTGGTCACCAATGTTAAA TTTGGTGCCAGTCCTACAGTGTACAACTGTCACATCTGTAACACTCAGCAGACCACTCGGATCTCCCACAAGACTGGAACGTTAACTTGGCTCCTCGTGTTGCTGCTATGCGTGTTGGGATTATGGCCATGTTGCCTTATACCATTCTGTATTGAGGGCACCAAGGATGTGATCCATACTTGTCCCAATTGTAATAATCAAGTAGGAGTTTGCAAACGAGGCTAG